The following proteins are co-located in the Paludibaculum fermentans genome:
- the mutY gene encoding A/G-specific adenine glycosylase, with product MLIPPPRKANQLLLDWYTAAGRDLPWRRTRDPWKIMVSEIMLQQTRVAAVIPYYQRFLERYPEPKDLAQAPEQEFLAIWSGLGYYSRARNLQRAAIQITEAGGFPETYEEIRTLPGVGDYTAAAIASICFSLPYAVLDGNVMRVISRMTLEKGDISNSSVRVRLKEHAQRLLDPKRPADFNQAIMELGATVCLPRSPQCLLCPWREMCQARAAGVQGELPIKLKKRDPVKLAMELFLVEKNGSILLRQRGTTESKLAGFWELPVARDMPAAERGECLGSFKHSITHHDYTIEVYRASAAKAPKGFRWFQMEELENVPVATMTRKALALV from the coding sequence ATGCTCATTCCCCCGCCCCGCAAAGCCAATCAGCTTCTGCTCGACTGGTATACCGCCGCCGGCCGCGATTTACCGTGGCGGCGCACCCGCGACCCGTGGAAGATCATGGTCTCCGAGATCATGCTGCAGCAGACGCGCGTCGCGGCAGTCATCCCCTACTACCAGCGCTTCCTCGAGCGTTACCCGGAGCCGAAGGACCTGGCGCAGGCGCCCGAGCAGGAATTCCTCGCCATCTGGTCTGGGTTGGGTTACTACTCCCGCGCCCGCAATCTCCAGCGCGCCGCCATTCAGATCACTGAGGCCGGCGGCTTTCCCGAGACCTACGAAGAGATCCGAACCTTGCCCGGAGTTGGAGACTACACCGCGGCCGCCATCGCTTCCATCTGCTTTTCCCTGCCATACGCGGTTCTCGACGGCAATGTGATGCGAGTGATCTCCCGCATGACGCTGGAGAAGGGCGATATCTCGAACTCGTCGGTTCGCGTCCGGCTCAAGGAGCACGCCCAGCGGCTGCTGGATCCCAAGCGGCCCGCCGACTTCAACCAGGCCATCATGGAGCTTGGCGCCACCGTCTGCCTGCCCCGCAGCCCGCAATGCCTGCTCTGCCCGTGGCGTGAAATGTGCCAGGCGCGGGCCGCCGGCGTCCAGGGCGAGTTGCCCATCAAGCTGAAGAAGCGCGATCCGGTCAAGCTCGCCATGGAGCTCTTCCTGGTGGAGAAGAACGGCAGCATCCTGCTGCGCCAGCGCGGGACGACTGAGTCTAAACTGGCCGGTTTCTGGGAGTTACCGGTCGCCCGCGATATGCCTGCGGCCGAGCGCGGCGAATGCCTTGGCTCCTTCAAGCACTCCATAACCCACCACGACTACACCATCGAGGTGTATCGTGCCTCCGCCGCCAAAGCGCCCAAGGGCTTCCGCTGGTTCCAGATGGAGGAGCTTGAGAACGTGCCCGTGGCTACGATGACCCGCAAGGCCTTGGCGTTGGTCTGA
- the uvrA gene encoding excinuclease ABC subunit UvrA, which yields MDEFLRIRGARVHNLKNLSVDLPHNKLTVVTGVSGSGKSSLVFDTIYAEGQRRYVESLSAYARQFLDRMEKPDVDEIQGIAPPIAIRQKNTTRNPRSTVATSTEIYDFVRLLYARTGLTYCPTCGQLVERDTVDPVARKMLAQPDGSRWYALFPVVMFKPGDAAALRDHLFDLRKRGFNRLFQNSTVYEFSTPESLLDVDFSKPVWVLADRLVVRPDQKQRIVDTVEICYREAGEVVFEQAGEPEPKQIRFSERFSCKTCNVEFLTPEPSLFSFNNPYGACPKCQGFGNTIDYDLDLVIPDPSLSIADGAIDPWNKPQYQWMREEFIGKSRNKVRATVPYVDLKPAEKSVVLDAIRRFFLEVETKKYKVHVRVFLSRYRGYTQCPACGGSRLRPEALNVRVGGKTIAEIVRLNIAEAKDFFDNLEQAPEQAAIAEKVMVEIRQRLKFLNDVGLQYLTLDRLSATLSGGEAQRIQLATCLGSRLVGATYVLDEPSIGLHSRDTERLIRILEELRDLGNTILVVEHDADVMRAADHVVDMGPGAGELGGLVTFEGTLAKMLSGSSKKSASLTAKYLKGDLSTSLKTERRPVDPKRVLKFYGCRANNLQNIDVEVPLGMMAVVTGVSGSGKSSLVHDVIHRTLETRYRRDLSKEGAKQEDEVLAQKAEKQTCRKVENAELIREMVLVDQSPIGRTPRSNPVTYCKAFDVIRELFASTPEADRRGYTAGHFSFNIAGGRCETCQGDGTVTVEMQFLADVELICEDCKGTRYKSSVLDVRYRGMNIHEVLGMTIREALAFFADQPKLVSRLKPLSDVGLGYLRLGQSATTLSGGEAQRVKLASHLTQADSKGMLYLFDEPTTGLHFDDIAKLLDAFERLIHNGASLLIIEHNLEVIRHADWVIDLGPEGGSGGGRIVTAGTPEQVAQCAESYTGQFLKTLK from the coding sequence GTGGACGAATTCCTGAGGATCCGCGGCGCGCGGGTTCACAATCTCAAAAACCTGAGCGTCGACCTGCCGCACAACAAGTTGACCGTGGTGACAGGTGTGTCCGGCTCCGGCAAGTCGTCGCTGGTGTTCGACACGATCTATGCGGAAGGCCAACGGCGCTACGTCGAAAGCCTGTCGGCATACGCCCGGCAGTTCCTCGACCGCATGGAGAAGCCGGATGTCGACGAGATCCAAGGCATCGCCCCACCCATTGCGATCCGCCAGAAGAACACGACGAGGAATCCGCGCTCGACGGTAGCGACCTCGACGGAAATCTACGACTTTGTGCGCCTGCTGTATGCGCGGACGGGCCTCACCTACTGCCCGACGTGCGGCCAACTGGTGGAGCGGGACACCGTGGATCCGGTGGCGCGTAAAATGCTCGCCCAGCCGGACGGCTCGCGCTGGTATGCCCTGTTCCCCGTCGTCATGTTTAAGCCGGGCGACGCGGCAGCGTTGCGCGACCACCTGTTCGACTTGAGGAAGCGCGGCTTCAACCGGCTGTTCCAGAACTCGACGGTTTATGAATTCTCGACGCCTGAATCCCTGCTGGACGTCGATTTCTCGAAGCCGGTGTGGGTCCTGGCCGACCGGTTGGTGGTGCGTCCGGACCAGAAGCAGCGCATCGTGGATACGGTGGAGATCTGCTACCGCGAGGCCGGTGAAGTCGTGTTCGAACAGGCCGGAGAGCCGGAACCGAAGCAGATTCGATTCAGCGAACGCTTCTCCTGCAAGACCTGCAACGTCGAGTTCCTCACGCCTGAGCCCTCGCTGTTCAGCTTCAACAACCCCTATGGCGCGTGTCCCAAGTGCCAGGGTTTCGGCAATACGATCGACTACGACCTGGACCTGGTGATTCCCGATCCTTCCCTGTCGATCGCCGACGGCGCCATCGATCCGTGGAACAAACCCCAGTATCAGTGGATGCGCGAGGAGTTCATCGGCAAGTCGCGCAACAAGGTGCGGGCCACGGTGCCCTATGTGGACCTGAAGCCGGCGGAGAAGAGCGTGGTGCTGGACGCAATCCGGCGCTTCTTCCTCGAGGTCGAGACCAAGAAGTACAAGGTCCATGTGCGCGTGTTTCTGAGCCGGTACCGGGGATACACACAATGTCCGGCGTGTGGTGGTTCGCGGCTGCGGCCCGAAGCGCTGAACGTGCGCGTGGGCGGCAAGACGATCGCGGAGATCGTGCGGTTGAATATCGCCGAGGCGAAGGACTTCTTCGACAATCTGGAGCAGGCTCCGGAACAGGCTGCGATTGCAGAGAAGGTGATGGTGGAGATCCGCCAGCGCCTGAAGTTCCTGAACGATGTCGGCCTGCAGTACCTGACGCTCGACCGGCTCTCGGCCACACTGTCCGGCGGCGAGGCACAGCGGATTCAATTGGCCACCTGCCTGGGTTCCCGGCTGGTGGGCGCGACCTATGTACTGGATGAGCCGTCGATCGGCCTGCACTCGCGGGATACGGAACGGCTGATCAGGATCCTGGAAGAGCTGCGGGACCTGGGCAATACCATCCTGGTGGTGGAGCACGACGCCGACGTGATGCGGGCAGCGGACCACGTTGTCGATATGGGTCCGGGCGCCGGAGAACTGGGCGGGCTGGTGACCTTCGAGGGCACCCTGGCCAAGATGCTCTCAGGCAGTAGCAAGAAAAGCGCGTCGCTGACGGCGAAGTACCTGAAGGGCGACCTGAGCACTTCGCTCAAGACCGAGCGCCGCCCCGTGGATCCCAAGCGGGTGCTGAAGTTCTACGGCTGCCGCGCAAACAATCTGCAGAACATCGACGTGGAAGTGCCCCTGGGCATGATGGCCGTGGTCACGGGCGTCTCGGGCTCCGGCAAATCGTCGCTGGTCCACGACGTGATCCACCGCACGCTGGAAACACGCTACCGGCGCGACCTGTCCAAAGAGGGCGCCAAGCAAGAAGACGAAGTACTGGCGCAGAAGGCGGAGAAGCAGACCTGCCGCAAGGTGGAGAATGCCGAACTGATCCGCGAGATGGTGCTGGTCGACCAGTCCCCCATCGGACGGACTCCGCGCTCAAATCCGGTGACCTACTGCAAGGCATTTGATGTGATCCGCGAGTTATTCGCGTCGACGCCCGAGGCGGACAGGCGCGGGTACACGGCTGGGCATTTCTCGTTCAACATTGCAGGCGGACGCTGCGAGACCTGCCAGGGCGACGGCACGGTCACCGTGGAGATGCAGTTCCTGGCGGACGTCGAGCTGATCTGCGAGGACTGCAAGGGCACACGCTACAAGTCGTCGGTATTGGATGTCCGGTACCGCGGCATGAACATCCACGAAGTATTGGGCATGACGATCCGCGAGGCGCTCGCGTTCTTTGCGGATCAGCCGAAGCTGGTGTCGCGCCTGAAGCCGCTGTCCGACGTGGGCTTGGGTTATCTGCGGCTGGGCCAGTCAGCAACCACTCTTTCGGGCGGCGAGGCGCAGCGCGTGAAACTGGCCTCCCACCTCACGCAGGCCGATTCGAAGGGCATGTTGTACCTCTTCGACGAACCGACCACCGGACTGCATTTCGACGACATCGCGAAGCTGTTGGATGCGTTCGAACGGCTGATCCACAACGGTGCGAGCCTGCTGATCATTGAACACAACCTGGAAGTGATCCGCCACGCGGACTGGGTGATCGATCTCGGACCCGAGGGCGGCTCCGGCGGCGGACGTATAGTGACGGCCGGGACGCCGGAGCAGGTGGCGCAGTGCGCGGAGTCCTACACGGGGCAGTTCCTGAAGACGCTGAAGTAG